The DNA region TTATCTGGCTTGTAACATTATCCCCGTATATCCTGTTTGCTATCTGGCAGATGCGTTGGTAATCAACTCCATTGAATTCTGGAGCGGTTCCAATCCGATGGCTAACGTGGGTGATGTGAAGAAAGTAAAAGGTGAAAACGGAAACTATCTCGTAAAAACATTAGAGAACGGTTACTCTATCACAAAAGAAGGTGAGACCACTGCTATGGAGCTGGTTTATGACAAAGAATTGAACACTTGGAATGTTGTTGCAGAAGGTGTTAGCACTGAATTGCTGCAAATGAACGGTGACGGTACTGCACAAATGTATCTGCCGAATGGTGAAGCAATGAATGTGACATTGGATGCACAAGGCGTAGCTGCTGCTCGTCAGGCAACGATGATCAACACTTATTACGCTGCACGCTAATTAAGAAAAGAATTTGAATATGCGGGCGGATGAGCAATCATTCGCCCGTTGCCTTTTATACCCCTCCCGATTTTTTTAGAATGGGTAACCTACTGCAAAGTGGAAAGCAAAGTCACGTCCGAAGTCAGGATGCAAAATGGGATAACGATCCTTTCCCTTTTCAGGGTTAATAGCCTTCATACCACCATCAAAGCGAAGTACAAAGAAATCCAGATCCAGACGTAATCCCACACCGTAAGCTACGGCTATTTGCTTATAAAACTGGTCGAACTTGAATTTACCCCCCGGCTGATCCTGATATTCGCGAATCGTCCAGATATTTCCCGCATCTACGAACAAAGCACCTCTGAACTTCCAGAATAAACGTGTGCGGTATTCAATACTGGCATCCAGCTTGATGTCACCCGACTGGTTCATGAAGTTACCTTTTTCATCGGAGAAAGTACCAGGACCGAGACTACGTACCGACCATCCGCGTACACTGTTTGCTCCACCCGAGAAATAACGTTTCTCGAAAGGAATCATCCGTGCGTTTCCGTAAGGAATGGCAATACCTCCTCCTATATGAAATGCAATGGAGTTACGGTTATCAATGACGATGTTTTTGGCAAAGTCCAAGTCCCCCTTTATATATTGTGCATACGGAATATTCAAGATGGTATATTCGTCCTGATCGTTTTTCTTTAAATTGCTCATTTTAGAAAGCACATACAGGAGATTTCCCGCAGACTCAAAGTTGAAACGTACACTATAAGAATTACCAATCACCGCATTGTTCATCAATGCTTGTCCTGCGCTGTTATAGATATAGCTGTACCCGGTACGGACAATCAAACGGTCTTTATAGTTATACTCCAGCAGATAGTTCTTCTCATCGTTCAGGAAATTGTTTTTAAACTCGGGTTCTATCCACGGCATATACAAATAGTTGATATCCAGCAAGTCTATACGATGCTGCGAACGTTGTCTCTGCAAGCCCCATTTATAGCTCCATGAACCGGATGCAACGATGCGTGTAAACTCGGGACGCATCTGATAATTATATTGCAGCCCGAATTCCGTGGTTGCCCTTATCCTCCGCTTGAAGTCATTGGATATGAACGGGAACATGAAACGGGGAAAGTTTATACTGGTTTCCACACCAAGTTCCGTATAGTTGTCATTCTTATACCCTAAACCAGAAACAGCTTCGTAAGCTCCGCGAAGCTTAACCAAGAAAGTTTCGGAACCTCTAAATACATTGCGATTCTGAAAAGATACAGATGCCGCGGCACCCAAATCACCCGCAGAGTTTGTTCCCTCCAGTTCGAAAGATACAGACTGATGTTTGTTCTTCGTCAGCATAACATAGGCATTCAGCTTTGCGCTATCACTTACCTGTGTTTCGAAGAAACGTACATTGGTATATTTCAATACCGGCAGACGTCCGAAGTTAGAGTAAGTGCGCTGCACATCCTGTTCGTTGTAAAGATCTCCCGGAGTTATCCGCAGATTATCAGTCAATACTTTAGGACGCAGGTACAATTTATCCTTATAATATATGGGAAACCCTTTATAGTGTATCGAATCATTGATTTCCACACTACTGAGAGCTGAAGATTGCAGGACGTCATAGTCCGCAATGAAATTCACTTTATTAATCGTATACTGTGGATGGTTCTGCAATTCAGCACCGGAATGCTGTCTGTATCGTGCCAGATGCAAGGTCAGATCCACCTGATATGTGCCACGTACCGTATCCGCCGTATAAGAAATATAATCTTTGTTGAATTTATAATAACCGTTGCGAAGCAGGTTGCCCGTGATCCGTTGGCGTTCACTGTCCAGTATGTTGGCATTGAAGTACATACCTTCGGATAAATAAGTCGATGCAGAATCTTTCTGCATATATTCCCAGATTTTTTCATCCTGAACATCATATTTCAGGCTACGGACAATATATGGTTCTCCGGTGTTTACTTTATAAGCCAGTTTTACCTTTTTCTTCTTGATTTTGGGAATGTACTCTACGGTAGCCCCCATGTACCCCATATTCTGAACGGCTTTCGTCATTTCCTCCCGTGAACGTTCGGTTTCTTCCTTACTATAGATAACGGGGGCATCTCCCAGCCTGCGTAAAGCCCTGTTCACCCAGCGGGTAGAATCACGTCCCGACCAGTTGTAAACATACAGCTGGGTTTTAATCAGACTAAACCATTTGGAGTTCGGATTTTGCCGTACATATATGGATAAATTAGAAGGCTTCACATTTTTATTACCAGTATGTATGCGCACTTCATCCAGCAAGTATGAACCATCCGGCACATATTTGGTGGTCGAGCAGGAAGCTAATGTAAGTATGGCAGCAGTAAGTAGTGCGTAGTGGAAGCCTTTCTTCATACCAGAATTAATAAATTGCGCATAATTGACTACAAATATAAATCTATTTTTTCTTTTCCGAAATAAAAAACCGGATGAAGTGTGTTCCGTTTTTTGATTATATAGAAATAATCACGTACTTTTGCCAAACGATAACATTTAAGCTATGGCACTGAGCAAAAACCGTATCAAATATATCCACTCGTTGGAGCTGAAGAAGAATCGTAAAACAGAAAAAGTCTTTCTGGCAGAGGGTCCTAAACTGGTAGGAGATTTGTTAGGACATTTTCCCTGCCGCTTTCTGGCAGCGACGCCCGAATGGTTATCGCAACATCCCAAGCTTCCGGTAGAAGATGTTTCGGAAGTGTCTGATGAAGACCTTTCCCGTGCCAGCTTATTGAAAACTCCCCAGCAAGTACTTGCCGTATTCGAGCAGCCGGAATATGAAACAGATGCTTCTGTCATCAGCCATTCGCTATGTCTGGCTCTGGACGACGTACAAGATCCGGGAAATCTGGGTACTATCATTCGCCTGGCAGACTGGTTTGGAATAGAGCATATCTTCTGTTCCCCGAACACCGTAGATGTATATAATCCAAAGACGATTCAAGCCACCATGGGAGGCATTGCTCGTGTGAAACTGCACTATACTCCCCTGCCCGACCTCATTCAAAGCCTGAAGGATATACCTGTTTACGGCACTTTCCTCGATGGAGAGAATATGTACACACAGAAATTATCATCCAACGGATTGATTGTGATGGGTAATGAAGGCAATGGAATCGGGAAAGAAGTGGAGCAACTTATTAACCGCAAACTTTATATTCCCAATTATCCAGCAGAGAGGGAAACGTCCGAGTCACTGAATGTGGCAATTGCTACCGCAGTAGTCTGTGCCGAGTTCCGCCGACAGGCAGCATCGTTGTAAAATCGAAAGGATAAAGTAGATAAGCACTTATTCCGGAAGGAAATGTTTCTTGGTAGAAAACTTCCGGAAGTTCCTCTAATACTTCATTTGATTTCTGAAATATACCGGAGTACCCTTTGGAAATATCTTCTTCATTATCCAATAAAGCAATGACTCCGGGAAACCATTCCACTCCTTCAATCTCTTCTGTCAAAGGAAAGGCGGATATGACTTGTCCTTCTTCCATCCCTACCACATATTGTTTGAGATAACCATGTCCGGGCAGAAAAATAAAGTGTGAAGCAAATCGTTTGATCATCAGGGGTTATCTTTACGGATTTGAAGGCGTTCCGGCTTGTCCACCTTCTTCAGCGTAGGTTCCGAAGACGGACGAGGACGGGCAGCATCACGTCTGCGTGGATTGTCATTTATATTTTCTTCCACAGGTTTGAGTTCCTCCCTCTTGAGTTCCTGAGGTTCTATTTTCTCTGCCTTAACAGGATCTTTCTGAATAGAATCATTCTTAGCAAACGACAGTGTATCCGTAGCATGATAACGCATCAGTGAAATGCGGTCGGTCAGCAATGTACGGGTAGCTTGTGCTGCGGGATAATAGATATATCCACGTATTTCCCGAATTTCTCCCAGCGTATCAGCAAAGAGGGAAACCGTTTCCATCCCTGATTTGTATACTTTCTGAATATCGCTGATGATGCTGTCCTTATAGACAATCTGCATAGCCATGACGGGAGCATATAGGGAATCAGGCGTACCGTTATGGAAGCGGAAACGAACGTTCCATCGCAAAGTATCGCGGTCTTTAAAGTTGGTATCTGAGGGTAAAACAAAAGTAATCTTGTTGTCCATCGGCATACCTGTCAGCTGATAGATACGTTGCCATGCCCATACATCAATACTATCACCCGGAAGACTTTCCTTCGGCTTATTGTCACGTATAGCGATTAAATTATTGACAACATCCCGCTCCGCTTTCAGCCTTGCGTTTACTTTCTCATAGATCTTGGTGAGTACTTCCGGATTACGCGTGAACCAAACCATTGAGGAATCAAATTCGGCTTGCGTAATTCCGTGCTTTTTAAACACCGATTCAATGTACAACACCCTTTTATAGCCATCGGTATAAGGGACTTCTTCCCCCATAGCCTTTGCTATATGGTAGTCATAAAGCACATTTTCCATCTTAGCATCCGATAGAACCACCTTCGGTCTTTTCACCTGACAGGCTGTCAAACAAGATGCTAACAGGAATATGCTAAACCATTGAATTCGACGCAGACCTTTCATGATTTCTTTATTGCATGATAAGAGTCATTCAAATATTTGCTGTAAAATAATAACAGGGCAATAATACCACAACTGATAGCGGCATCGGCAAGATTAAATATCGGGCTGAAGAATATGAAATGATCCCCACCTACCAACGGCATCCATTGAGGCCAGTTCGTATCAATGATAGGGAAATAGAACATATCCACCACCTTTCCGTAGAACAAAGGAGCATATCCTCCGCCTTCCGGCAGGAATGAAGCTATCTGCGAATGCGTACTCTCATTGAACAACACACCGTAGAATACACTATCGATGATGTTACCCAACGCTCCCGTAAGAATCAGAGATACGCATACGATATAGCCTGTCTTCAAGCCTTGCTTGATTATTCTCGTTAAATACCACCCTATCGCTCCTACGGCAACAATACGGAACAAGGTAAGGAATAACTTACCGAATATCTCCATACCGAACGCCATACCGTTATTCTCGGTAAAGTAAATATAAAACCATGTAGGCGGTTCTGCATCTACCATGCCCAGCTTCTCATAAAGCCATTTTATGGCGTTTTCGCTCTGATGCCAATACATGTGAGTCTTGACATAGATCTTGATTATCTGGTCAGCAATTAATACCGAGAAAATAACGAGCAGCGCAATGCGACCTTTCGTGAGGTATTTGTTCATCCTTACTTCTTACCGTTATTTTTGGCCTCAATGCTCAGTGTAGCATGGGGCACAGCGCGCAAACGTTCGGCAGGAATCAACTTACCTGTTTCACGGCAAATACCATACGTTTTATTCTCGATGCGTACCAGTGCGGCTTGCAAACCCTGGATAAACTTCAACTGACGTTGAGCCAGGCGTGTCGTTTCTTCTTTGGACAAGGTGTTGGCACCTTCTTCCAAAACTTTGTACGTAGGAGACGTATCGTCGGTATCATTACCATCGGCTCCGGTTAAACTGGCTTTCAGCAATTCGTAATCGCGTTGTGCCAATTCTAACTTCTCATTAATAATGGCGCGGAATTCTTCCAATTCAGCATCCGAGTATCTTGTTTTTTCTGCCATAACTTTACGTGTTAAATCGTTAGTATTATTATTCTTTTACAACGCTTACGTACAGGGAGAAATCGTCAAAGTTAAGTTCCGTGCCGTTTTCCACCTCATCGGTCAGCGTCAGTGAGGTTCCTAAAACCTGGTTACAAATATAGTCTTTATATTCGTTTACCGCATCATCTGTTTGCTGATTTTTTGATAATGTAATCTTTATTTTGTCCGTTATCTCCAAACCGCTTGATTTGCGGATATTCTGAATACGGTTAACCAGCTCACGGGCAACGCCTTCCTGGCGAAGTTCTTCTGTAACGGTTACATCCAGGGCAACAGTCAGCTTTCCTTCGTTGGCAACCAGCCATCCCGGAATGTCTTCACTGAAGATTTCTACGTCAGCGGCTTCCACAACCACATCCGCACCATCCAGTTGCAAAGTATAAGAACCGTTCTTTTCCAGTTCGGCGATAGCTTCCTGTGGCATTTCTGCTACAGCGGCAGCTACGGCTTTCATCTGTTTGCCGAATTTCGGTCCCATCTTCTTGAAGTCACATTTCACTTTCTTCACCAACACACCGGCGGCACCGTCTACGAACTTGATATCCTTCACGTTCACTTCGCTCATGATAAGAGCTTTTACTGCTTCGATGTGGGCACGTTGTTCCTCGTCCACTACCGGTATCATGATACATTGCAGCGGCTGGCGTACTTTGATGTTCACCTTGCGGCGCAAAGCCAATACCATAGAAGTTACGTCCTGTGCCATTTGCATACGGGCTTCCAGTTCTCTGTCTATCATTTCCTCGTTATATTCGGGGAATTTAGCCAGGTGTACGGATACCACGTTGTCGCGTCCTGTTGCGGTAACCAAGTCCATATAGAGCTTGTCGGCATAGAACGGAGCGATGGGCGACATCAGTTTGGCAACGGTTTCCAGACAAGTGTACAGAGTCTGGTATGCAGATAACTTATCCTGCGTAAATTCACCACCCCAGAAACGTTTACGGTTCAGACGAACGTACCAGTTGGAGAGGTTGTCGTTTACGAAGTCGGATATCAGACGTCCGGCCTTTGTCGGCTCGTATTCGCTGTAGCAAGTATCCACTTCTTTCACCAGTGTATTCAGTACAGAGAGTATCCAACGGTCGATTTCAGGACGTTCAGCCATCGGCACGTCAGCTTCCTTGTATTCAAATCCGTCTACATTGGCGTAGAGGGAGAAGAAAGAATATGTATTATATAAGGTACCGAAGAATTTACGACGAACTTCCTCGATGCCGTCTACGTCGAATTTCAGGTTATCCCACGGAGAAGAGTTGGTGATCATATACCAGCGCAAGGGGTCAGATCCGTATTTCTCGATAGTCGAAAAGGGATCTACGCCATTGCCCAGACGTTTGGACATCTTGTTACCATTCTTATCAAGTACCAATCCGTTAGAGATAACAGCCTTGTAAGAGATGGTATCGAATACCATTGAAGCGATTGCATGGAGTGTAAAGAACCAACCGCGAGTCTGATCCACACCTTCGGCGATAAAGTCGGCAGGGTAAACCTGATGGCTATCCAGCAGTTCTTTGTTCTCGAACGGATAGTGGATTTGTGCATACGGCATAGCTCCGGAATCGAACCATACGTCTATCAGGTCCGCTTCACGCTTCATGGGCTTGCCGTCTTTCGATACGAGGATGATGTCATCCACATACGGACGGTGCAAGTCTATCTTATCATAATTTTCTCCATTGTACTCTCCGGGTACGAAACCTTTATCCTTATAAGGATTAGACTTCATGAATCCGGCAGCTACGGATTTCTCTATTTCATTATAAAGCTCTTCAACAGAACCGATGCAGATTTCCTCGCTATTGTCTTCCGTACGCCAGATAGGCAGCGGAGTACCCCAGTAACGTGAACGGCTCAGATTCCAGTCATTCAGATTTTCCAGCCACTTGCCAAAACGTCCCGTACCAGTGCTTTCCGGTTTCCAGTTGATCGTCTTATTCAGCTCAATCATGCGGTCTTTGCAAGCGGTAGAGCGGATGAACCAGCTATCCAACGGATAATACAATACAGGTTTGTCCGTACGCCAGCAGTGCGGATAATTGTGCACATGCTTCTCTATCTTGAACGCCTGATTATTGGCTTTCATCATCATGCAGAGACTTACGTCCAGACTCTCGTCCTGATCTGTCAGATTCGGGTCGTAAGCATTCTTCACGAAACGACCTGCATATTCTTTATATAAGTCTACATTTACACGCTCTTTCACGAAGTTCTCATCCAGTTCGTCCAATTTATAGAACTTACCGGTCAGGTCCACCATCGGGCGGAGTTCACCTTTTTTATTGATGAGTTGCAAAGGCGGAACGCCGGCAACTTTCGCTACCTGGGCATCGTCCGCACCGAATGTCGGAGCGATATGTACGATACCTGTACCATCTTCCGTAGTCACATAGTCACCTGAGATTACACGGAATGCACCTTCACCCGGATTTACCCACGGTATCAGTTGCTCATATTCCATACCCACAAGGTCCGGACCTTTATACTCTCCTACAATTTTGAACGGTATCAGCTTATCTCCCGGTTTGTAATCTTCCAGAGCGATGTCTTCCGCTTTTTTATTGAAGTGTGTGTAGAGCAAAGCTTTGGCAAGTACAACGGTGATTTTTTCTCCGGTGTATCCATTGTAGCTTTGTACGGCTACATAATCTATCTTCGGACCTACACACAGTGCGGTATTTGAAGGCAATGTCCACGGAGTGGTGGTCCATGCAATGAAGTACGGAGTTCCCCACTCTGCCATTTCCGGCTTCGGGCTCTTCATCTTGAACTGTGCCACACAAGTCACATCCTTCACGTCGCGGTAGCAACCGGGCTGGTTCAATTCGTGTGAGCTCAGACCTGTTCCGGCAGCGGGAGAATACGGCTGTATGGTATATCCTTTATAAAGATACCCTTTCGTATAGAGTTGCTTCAACAGCCACCACAATGTTTCGATGTAGCGGTTGTCGTAGGTGATATAAGGATCGGTCATGTCTACCCAATACCCCATCTTGTGAGTCAAATCTTCCCATTCTTTGGTGAATTTCATCACATCTTTGCGGCAGGCAGCGTTATAGTCGGCTACGGAGATTGTTTTACCGATATCTTCCTTGGTGATGCCCATTGCTTTTTCCACACCCAGTTCCACAGGAAGGCCGTGTGTGTCCCATCCGGCTTTACGTTTCACCAGGAAACCTTTCATGGTTTTGTAACGGCAGAAAATATCTTTGATGGAGCGAGCCATAACGTGGTGAATGCCCGGCATACCGTTGGCAGAGGGCGGTCCTTCATAAAAAACGAAAGAAGGACAGCCTTCACGTTCTGTCATACTCTTGGCGAAAACCTGGTTCTCGTCCCATTTCCTCAACACTTCCGCGTTTACCTTTGAGAGGTCGAACTGCGAATATTCGGCAAACTTCTTACCCATCTTATTTGCAATTTAACTATTTACAATTTAACGATTAAGGAGGCTCTTTGAGACGTGCTAAAGCGACCCTCCTTATTTTAAGGGTGCAAAGTTACAAAAAAGTTAGAGAAAAGATATTATTGAATAAAAAAAAACATATCTAAATGGAATGCGGCTCTACAAAGAAGTGTTATTCACAAATCTTTTTGTTATTTTTGCCTGTCATAATTGATTATTCACCCAAACAAAACATCAAAAATAATAGTATGGACAAAGATCTAAAAAAGGTTGTGGTGCTTCTGGCACACCCCAACATGGAAAACTCACAAGCCAATAAAGCCCTATTTGATGCCATAAAGGATATAGAAGATGTGGCTATATTTAATCTATACGAGATGTCAGAGCAAAATATTCTCAATATGGATGCATGGAGCCGGATTATATCTCATGCCAATGCAGTGGTATATCAGTTCCCATTTTATTGGATGTCGGCACCGTCTTTATTAAAGAAATGGCAGGACGGGATATTTACCTATTTGGCAAAAACTCCGGCAGTAGCCGGTAAGCCTTTGTTGGTGGCTACCACTACCGGTTCTGAATTTGATGCGTACCGAAGCGGAGGAAGAAACCGCTTCACGGTGGATGAACTTTTGCGTCCTTATCAGTGTGGTGCTGTGCATGCAGGAATGATATGGCAGACTCCTTTTGTGGTGTATGGTATGGGGACACCCGATGCGGAAAAGAATATTGCCTTGGCAGCGGACCTTTATAAAAAACGGGTGATGGCACTTATCGGGAAAGATAAATCGGAAGATAGCTGGTAAAGTGTAAAGTATCGGTCGAAACACTTGATTTTGCTTTTACAATGTTGTATCTTTGTAAAAGTTTTAAGCTAAGTTTTATTATAAACCTAAACCCTTGGTGAAATGGCAAAAGTTATTCTTTCTTTTTGGAGCACTTTTGGATGGTGCGTTAATTTGACAAATATTTCATCTAAGACAGACTGTCTACCGAATACCGATGGGCGGTTTATTCGATAACAAATTAAATTGATTATAGTTATTTCAGACATTTCGTTTTGGAATAATAGTAAGCAAAAAAAGAAGATAAGGTGGTATTTCCTCACAAGGATTTGCCACTTTTTTTGTTGATATATATTCAACTTGGGGCTTAAAGTCCATTTCTGCGCTGTTAATAAACGTTGGATACGTTCTTAAAAAACGTTCCGGTTATTCTTTAAAAACGATGTTTGCGGTTATTAATGAGTTGTTTTAGATGTCATAATTCTGATTATTCTTGTTAGCTTAATTCATTCTCTTAAAAGAAGTCATTGAATTATGATATATTTTATTTTTAAAAAAACTCTTTTCTAAAGAATTGCAATGAAATTAAATATATGACAACCTCTTATTGCAGACTGATTTTTCACTATCTTCACGGAAAAGATAATACATTTAACAAGGTACAAGAGAATGTTCATACACAAGAAGTTTCATAGCTTTAAATGGATTTTTTCTGCTCATAAATACCCATTTAAGAGAATCCTACCGTGGATATGCTCCCGTAAAGCGATACGTTGGAGGGCTGGAGAAGGATATCTTCCTGTCCATACTGTAAAGTCCGTTTGCTGCTATCCCGATACCCAATTTCATATCACTCGAATAGAAAGGACCACCAATGACGCTGAAATTGAATTTCTTGTTTGATGTCTATATGAACACACGAAAGGCAGTCCCAGTCAAAAAACGGGAACATCAGAACTGTAAATCATCAGATTACAGAAACAGGAAATAACTATGGTATGTCTGTAGAATTATTCCGTTAGCCATTTCTTGAGTTCCTGCACATTAGTCCGACTCACAATAATACGTTCGGGAACGGGGACAGTGAGATTGATCACTATACGGTTTCCAAACCAGGTTGTTATATCAGTTACAGCCGCCTTGGATACAATGAACTGCCGGTTTGCCCGATAAAACATGACAGGGTCAAGCTGTTTCATCAAGTCATCGAGCAAACCGCCAATACGATATTTGGTACCATCAAATTGTATGGCAACAGCATTTCTGTCTTCCAAATAAATGGTTGCGATGCTATCGGTTTTAATGGGAATCTGTTTGTCACGGACAGATACCAGTAGCGATGATTTATATACAGTGTTTCCCCGTAGTATCGTATCCGCTACTTTTTTGATTAATTCGACATTCTCCTGTGGTTGATAAGAAGCAGAAAAACGTTTTAACTTATCCAGTGCTCTTTGCAAAGAGGTACGGCTGACAGGCTTGAGCAGATAATCAATACTATTCACTTCAAATGCTTTCAGGGCGTATTCATCATAGGCGGTAGTAAAGATAATAGGGCATGTTATTTCTACACTGTCAAATATGGAAAAGGATAGATTATCGGCCAAGTGTATGTCCATGAAAACCAGATCGGGCATCAGGTTATTGCCGAACCATTCAATGCTTTCACTGACGGATTGCAATACACCCATGACAACAGTATCGGGCATTAATTCTTTTAAGAGACCGACCAGCTTTTTTGCAGTGAGCTGTTCGTCTTCTATGATAATTACTTTCATGGTTTATACGGGTTTAGTAGATTTGAAAACTAAAGGAAGTGTCACTTTGAATTCTTCTTCCGTCTGTTCTATCGTAATGTCTTTTTGCCACTTCAACATATACCGTTCCGATAAGTTTGTCAGACCGATACCAGCTCCCGCACTTGGCATGGATTTGGGCTGATAGTTATTGCAGACTATCAGTTCACAATCATTGGTCGTTCTGACCGTTATGCGAAGGGGATGTTGCTGGGAGATTATATTATGCTTTACGGCATTCTCTATCAGTATCTGCAAACTAAGGGGAACGACCGGATAGTTCTTGAATGCAGAGTTTATCTCTGTTTTAAACTGAAGGCATTCACCATAACGTACTTGAAGCAAGCCGAAGTAATCATCCATAAAACGAAGTTCTTCATCCAGTGTCACTGTTTCTTTCGTTTGCAGAATATAGCGGTAGACGGAAGAAAAGCGCTGGATATATTCGTGCGTCCGCTGTTTGTCTTCATCCACCAGTGAATCGAGAATGCTCATCGTGTTGAACAGGAAGTGCGGATCAACCTGGTTTTTGAGTGCCTGGTAGCGTATCTGCATATTCTCTGTCTTGAGTGCTTCATATTGAAGTGCCAAATGCTGACGTCTTTCGGACAAATAAATGATAGACGAAACAAATACCACAATTAAGGCAAGTGACACATTATTCA from Bacteroides sp. MSB163 includes:
- a CDS encoding DUF3332 domain-containing protein, with the protein product MKKSNLNLAATVMICGAFLFSSCIGSFGLHSKLVNWNQSIGTKFVNELVYLACNIIPVYPVCYLADALVINSIEFWSGSNPMANVGDVKKVKGENGNYLVKTLENGYSITKEGETTAMELVYDKELNTWNVVAEGVSTELLQMNGDGTAQMYLPNGEAMNVTLDAQGVAAARQATMINTYYAAR
- a CDS encoding BamA/TamA family outer membrane protein encodes the protein MKKGFHYALLTAAILTLASCSTTKYVPDGSYLLDEVRIHTGNKNVKPSNLSIYVRQNPNSKWFSLIKTQLYVYNWSGRDSTRWVNRALRRLGDAPVIYSKEETERSREEMTKAVQNMGYMGATVEYIPKIKKKKVKLAYKVNTGEPYIVRSLKYDVQDEKIWEYMQKDSASTYLSEGMYFNANILDSERQRITGNLLRNGYYKFNKDYISYTADTVRGTYQVDLTLHLARYRQHSGAELQNHPQYTINKVNFIADYDVLQSSALSSVEINDSIHYKGFPIYYKDKLYLRPKVLTDNLRITPGDLYNEQDVQRTYSNFGRLPVLKYTNVRFFETQVSDSAKLNAYVMLTKNKHQSVSFELEGTNSAGDLGAAASVSFQNRNVFRGSETFLVKLRGAYEAVSGLGYKNDNYTELGVETSINFPRFMFPFISNDFKRRIRATTEFGLQYNYQMRPEFTRIVASGSWSYKWGLQRQRSQHRIDLLDINYLYMPWIEPEFKNNFLNDEKNYLLEYNYKDRLIVRTGYSYIYNSAGQALMNNAVIGNSYSVRFNFESAGNLLYVLSKMSNLKKNDQDEYTILNIPYAQYIKGDLDFAKNIVIDNRNSIAFHIGGGIAIPYGNARMIPFEKRYFSGGANSVRGWSVRSLGPGTFSDEKGNFMNQSGDIKLDASIEYRTRLFWKFRGALFVDAGNIWTIREYQDQPGGKFKFDQFYKQIAVAYGVGLRLDLDFFVLRFDGGMKAINPEKGKDRYPILHPDFGRDFAFHFAVGYPF
- a CDS encoding TrmH family RNA methyltransferase, which translates into the protein MALSKNRIKYIHSLELKKNRKTEKVFLAEGPKLVGDLLGHFPCRFLAATPEWLSQHPKLPVEDVSEVSDEDLSRASLLKTPQQVLAVFEQPEYETDASVISHSLCLALDDVQDPGNLGTIIRLADWFGIEHIFCSPNTVDVYNPKTIQATMGGIARVKLHYTPLPDLIQSLKDIPVYGTFLDGENMYTQKLSSNGLIVMGNEGNGIGKEVEQLINRKLYIPNYPAERETSESLNVAIATAVVCAEFRRQAASL
- a CDS encoding DUF4296 domain-containing protein; translated protein: MKGLRRIQWFSIFLLASCLTACQVKRPKVVLSDAKMENVLYDYHIAKAMGEEVPYTDGYKRVLYIESVFKKHGITQAEFDSSMVWFTRNPEVLTKIYEKVNARLKAERDVVNNLIAIRDNKPKESLPGDSIDVWAWQRIYQLTGMPMDNKITFVLPSDTNFKDRDTLRWNVRFRFHNGTPDSLYAPVMAMQIVYKDSIISDIQKVYKSGMETVSLFADTLGEIREIRGYIYYPAAQATRTLLTDRISLMRYHATDTLSFAKNDSIQKDPVKAEKIEPQELKREELKPVEENINDNPRRRDAARPRPSSEPTLKKVDKPERLQIRKDNP
- a CDS encoding lipoprotein signal peptidase yields the protein MNKYLTKGRIALLVIFSVLIADQIIKIYVKTHMYWHQSENAIKWLYEKLGMVDAEPPTWFYIYFTENNGMAFGMEIFGKLFLTLFRIVAVGAIGWYLTRIIKQGLKTGYIVCVSLILTGALGNIIDSVFYGVLFNESTHSQIASFLPEGGGYAPLFYGKVVDMFYFPIIDTNWPQWMPLVGGDHFIFFSPIFNLADAAISCGIIALLLFYSKYLNDSYHAIKKS
- a CDS encoding TraR/DksA family transcriptional regulator; the protein is MAEKTRYSDAELEEFRAIINEKLELAQRDYELLKASLTGADGNDTDDTSPTYKVLEEGANTLSKEETTRLAQRQLKFIQGLQAALVRIENKTYGICRETGKLIPAERLRAVPHATLSIEAKNNGKK